The genomic interval TCGCCCGTCGCGGCCAGCACCGCGCAGGCCTTGGCCTCGGTGGCGGCGGCGACCGGGACCATCATCGTGTAGGTGACCGTGTCGCCCGGCGCGTCGACGGAGTCGGTCTGCTGGTACGCCCCCGAGGTGATCTCGACCGTGTCCCCCTGCGTGGCCTGGGTGATGCGGCCCCACGCGGCGCCGCAGACCTCGCTGTAGCGGATCTCGACGGTGGTGGCGCCGACGGTCGCGGTGCCGGCCGTGGTGACCAGGTCGCCGCTGCACCCCATGACCTCGGCGTCCTTGCCGTCGCAGCTCTCGCCGCTGCACTTCACGCCCGGCGGCAGTTGCGCCTCCTTGGTGACGGTGGGCGACGGGGAGGGCTTCGCCTTCGTCGTGTCGCCCTGCGTCTCGGTGACGTAGAGCCCGGCGGCGACCACCACCAGCGCGCCCAGCGCGCCGACCAGGAACATCGCCGTGCGCCGCTTGCCCTCGGGGCGGCCGGGGCCGCCGCCGGGACCGGACGGGTCCGCGGGCGGCGGACCGTACCCGCCCGCCGCGGGGGCGCCGGGGCCGTACGCCCCCGGGCGGCCGGCGCTCCGGTCGGCGACCCCCCAGGAGTTGCCGCTGCCCGACGCGTCGCGGACGTCGGTGGCGGTCGGCTGGGGCGGCACGCTCGGCGACACGCCGGCCGGACCGGCGACCCCCGTACGGGCCCCGCCGCCCCGCCGTCCGCCCCCGCCGGACGGCGGGGCGGCCAGCTCGCTCAGCGCGGCGCGCGCCTGCGAGATCCGGATCGCCTCCATGGTCATGTCGTGCCGCATCTCCGAGCGGCTCCAGGCGCGCTCGGCGAGCTCCCACATGGTGGTCAGGTGCACCGGGTTGGTCTTGGTGACCTCGGCCAGCGCCACGATCGCGCCCTTCGGCGCGAGCAGCCGGCCGTTCAGATAGCGCTCCCAGGACGTCTTGCTGTAGCCCGTGCGGTCGGCGACCGACGCGACGCTCAGGCCGCTGCGGTCCACCAGCCGCCTGAGCTGGCTGGTGAACTCCCTGATCTGCGGATCGAGCTCATCCGGCAAAGCCTTCCAACGAGGCATTGCTCTCCCCCTCTTCCCCCCGGTTCGTGCTGGTGTTTCCCTCGCGCATGGTGCCCTCTGCCACGCCCCGTCTGGCTACCCACAGGGATGCCACCGGGACGGGCCTTCAGTTCCCGGGGTGGGGGCGCACGGGAGCAACAGGACGCGTGCGGCATTGCACGCCCAGTCGCTTGTGCATCAGTGTCCCACCGGCCGGCCGCCCGGCCGAACGGAACCCCGGAACCCACGGACCGGGTGGACCGGACCGGTACGACCGTCCCACCGTCTTCCTGTCCTACCACCCCGGCGCCCCCGCGCGGAGGTGTCCGTGGCCACATCACCCCTGGGCGGAGCCTCCGTGTCGTGAACACGTGCCGGAGCCGTCACAAGGGTGTAGGGGGCTTCCGGGGCGCGTAGCGGAACGGTCACTTCCGTGCCACAGCGGCCGGGCCGCCGTTGAACGGGCCGCCCGCCGTGCAGGAACGTGGTGCGCGGCCCGTCCGCTCACGGGGGTGCGGACGGGCCGCCGCTCCCCGCGCCGGCGGCTCAGCCGTCGACCGTGAAGTGCAGCATGTCCTGGAGGAACGGGATCCGCAGCAGCGGGTCCGGCTGCACCATCAGCGCCAGCAGCACGATCACCAGCCCCAGGCCGCCGTAGGTGACGATGTCGGTGAAGCGGGAACGCACGGCGAGCATCCCGACGTGCGGCACCGCCCACCGCAGGACCGCCCCGGCGACCAGCGCCGCGCCGATCAGCAGCAGCCCGGCCCGGAACACGTCCACCGCGGTCAGCAGCAGCCCCAGCCCCACGGTGAGCAGCACGGCCAGGATCGGCCACTGCCGGGCGGGCGCGGGGGCGTCGCCGGGGGCCGCCCGGCCGCCGCCCTCGGGCCGCGCGGTGTCCCGGGTGAACAGCGGGAACCTGCGGGTGGCCCGGCGCGGGGTGCCCTCGGCGTCGGGCGCGCTGACCGCGTCACGGACCGTGAGCTCCTCCCCGGCCCCCGCCGCCGCGGGGGCCTCGGAGGCGTCCGGCGCCTTCCGCTCAGCCGACACTGCGCTCCGCCGCCTCGACCACGTTGACCAGCAGCTGCGCCCGGGTCATCGGACCGACGCCGCCGGGGTTCGGGGCGACCCAGCCGGCCACCTCGGCCACGCCCGGGTGGACGTCGCCGACGATCTTGCCCTCGG from Streptomyces sp. DH-12 carries:
- a CDS encoding XRE family transcriptional regulator, which produces MPRWKALPDELDPQIREFTSQLRRLVDRSGLSVASVADRTGYSKTSWERYLNGRLLAPKGAIVALAEVTKTNPVHLTTMWELAERAWSRSEMRHDMTMEAIRISQARAALSELAAPPSGGGGRRGGGARTGVAGPAGVSPSVPPQPTATDVRDASGSGNSWGVADRSAGRPGAYGPGAPAAGGYGPPPADPSGPGGGPGRPEGKRRTAMFLVGALGALVVVAAGLYVTETQGDTTKAKPSPSPTVTKEAQLPPGVKCSGESCDGKDAEVMGCSGDLVTTAGTATVGATTVEIRYSEVCGAAWGRITQATQGDTVEITSGAYQQTDSVDAPGDTVTYTMMVPVAAATEAKACAVLAATGEKGCTE
- a CDS encoding DUF3017 domain-containing protein, encoding MSAERKAPDASEAPAAAGAGEELTVRDAVSAPDAEGTPRRATRRFPLFTRDTARPEGGGRAAPGDAPAPARQWPILAVLLTVGLGLLLTAVDVFRAGLLLIGAALVAGAVLRWAVPHVGMLAVRSRFTDIVTYGGLGLVIVLLALMVQPDPLLRIPFLQDMLHFTVDG